From the Zymoseptoria tritici IPO323 chromosome 2, whole genome shotgun sequence genome, the window CTGCACCAACCACAGCACTCGCAGGCTGCATTCCATCCACAATCGCCGCACTCGTGCTCTTCACGTCCGGCATGCCATCACCCGCAGCCTGGCccttcgcagctgcgaacTGATCGCTCCGCACAAAGCTTGCCGAAGCATTGTAGTACTCGTCCAGGATCGGGTGAATGAGCACATTCTGATTGTGAATCGTGAGCACACTGTTCGTCGGAACCGTGACCCAGTTATCCCGCTCGAATGTCAGCGGCTCCGAGGCCACGAGCACAATGTCCGCGCCTTTATCCCTCCGCTCCATCTTGTATTCGCCCTTGCCAATCTTTCCTCGCCCGGTCTGTGGTGTTGCAGATGGCTGCTCTGCCCAGTTCGTGCCAGAGGAAAAGAACAGACTCGCCGCCTCGTCCGTCTTCGACGACACATATCTTGTGCACACCACGCTCTTGCCATCCGTAATCGCAAAGTTCAGCAAGCTCCTCACATCCCCTTCCTCCCTCACGCTCGCCGGCAACGACCTAATATATCCATTGATCCTCTCAATCGTCTTCAACATCGCCTTCCTCAACACGGTATGCCCGAATCCATCCCTCTGCTTCACCGCATCGTCAGCATCCACGCCCGCCTTCTCCAATGAGTCCAAGAACAGAGCAAACGCCCACTCGCTGTCCGTCGCGCCCTGCACGCATTCAAACCATCGGTCGTTCACATCCGATACCAACTTCCTCTTGACGCCCAGTTTCCAACCTCCAATACCGCCATTGTGCATCCACATCAACGCTCCGCGTGCGAATGGGTGGCAGTTGCTGTCACTCAAAGCGCCCTCCGTGCTGGCCCGGACATGTGCGAAGATGAGCGGACTGACAGTCTTGCTGGCGAGACGTTCGAGGTTGCGACAGTTCCAGGCGGGGATGGTAGAGGTGAAGATGCACGGTTCGGGACCCAAGTCGAGGAGAGCTTGACGCGAGGCTGCGGGCCTCTCGGTGAAGATGTCGGTCGTGCCATTGCTTAGACTGGAACGTCGACGAGTGGGGAGGACGCCTGTGGTGGTGTAGTAACCCACGCCGAAGCCGTCGCCATTATGCGGCCGGGTGTGGTCGATGCGGAGGCGGGAGTCGTAGGACTGGGTGAGGATGCTGTGGGTGGGAGAGGTGatgaggtgggagaggaggatgggcgATTGTCCGGAGTAGATAAGGAAGCGGCACATGGCGGGCTTCGCGCGCggggaggacgaggacggaggTATTTATATGTAAAGTCGAGATACGGGCGGTGAGGGGTTTCTTCGGTTCTGTTCCCCTCAAAAAGACGTGCTTTCCCCTCTTTTCGACTCCACTCGATGTACCTGGATGGACACCGGTAGATGGTGGACGATATCAAAGTCTAAATTCCCCGGAGTGAGGAGTCGTGAGGGGAAGACGCAATCTGGACCGAAGATTGCGGCGGCTCGGTGGTCGCTGCGTGGCATGCACGTGAAGATCGGGTTCCCAGAGTGTCGGGTCCCAGTCCAACGATGCAGTTCAGATAAGGTTGTCGTGGATCGTGTGAAGTTGTTGGAAGGTCGATAAGCTATCTTGAGTGGAGTGGAGGCATACCGTCCACGGTTGCATGGGTCACGTGGCGTGGGTATAAACATCTCGGCTTTCATTGCAGACCTGTGCGTTCATTTGACATGTAGAACTTCTCAACGACTGTCACAGCCCTCGAGAAGAAGCGTTCACTTCAGTTATGGAATTCCTCAGCCATTCCATCGCTCGAAACGAGACCCATGCCTCATCGACTGCATCGCATCTTCAGCCATTGATTGATTTTTTGGAAGACTGTTCTCACAAGCTCATTCCACAAAGTAgatcctccaccgcctctcACTTCGAGCCTTCTCATTTTGGTATATTTTTTCGTCAACATTCAAGACCCTCGTCAGTATTCACAGATAGCCAAACTTTTCGCTGTCGTCAAGCTGAAGCGATCGATTGTACAATAGGTACCAGAAATTTGACAAGACATTCGGGAAAACGAGTATCGTCAAACGTGTAAAAGGTCGTAACAGTCGTCCAGTCCTTTCAAGCCTGCGTGCAGGAAGCTTCAGCGCGGCGGTCCATATGGGTGGCCTCGACTTCGAGGGCTTTTGCCATGACGTGGGTGACTGATGCGTTGTTAGCTGCCGCTTGCATTTCAAGAAGAACAGAATCACTCACTCGGCCAGATGACAGCCTTTTCCAACATCATGGCCGTCACTCTCAAAATTTTGCTCCCGACTCCACTCGAAGACAAATCGATGTTACTCTGAGCAGAGGCAATGGCAGCTGCACCAGGATTGAAGTTGCCAATGTCCATCGCCAGCAGGTTCTCCTGCTGCATGCGCTTGTCCTCGAGGTTCGTGCAGAtctgctcgatcttgcgcaaGAGCTCTGCATCTTCCGTCTCGAGCAGCATGATGGCTGGGACTTGCGTGTAGTCGATCTGATCTCGGCCAAGCACGCCAAGGTAGCGGCCTACTCGCTCCTGAACGGTAACGCACCACTCCGCGAGAACTTGGACACAGTCAAGGAAGCAAATAGCGGACTGGATCGGTAGCTCGTGAGCGGTCGGGTCGGCGTATGTGAGGTTGAATGTGCATGCGATGGTGAGGGAGTCCACAGCGTAGAAGGCAGCCTTCCGCAGATGACGCTCTCGGCGTGAAGATGCCTGATCTGAGACTTGTGCCTGGGACGCTCTGCGTTGCGCCACTTGGTGGTCGGGAGAGCCTGCACCGTTCTGCCCTGCTTGCCCGTTGATACCCTTTGGACTGCCAGCAGAGATCATTTGGCTGCCGTTGGCCAATTCTTCCGCCATGGCATCAAAGTCTCTCCTCCAGAATGCTTCCGCGGTTCGTCCCATGTCAACGTATAGTCGCACAAAGGCCAGGTCGAGCAGCGGAATACTGTCGGCGGAGAGGGGTCCCAGTCCGAACGGATTCGGTCTCTCCAGCTTGTGGCGCTCGTTGGCCTTCCAGGCAGCTTGCCATGCATTCAGAGCAGGCTCAATGTAGGCGACCATTGATTCAGTCTCCTGCATCGTCCACTCTCGGCGCCGACTCCTCGTTTCCCAGATGTAGTTGTGAAGGGCATTGATCAAGACTAGACAGCCGAATGTGCTAGGCTTCATCTCAGTCTCTGCAGAAGTGTCGCGGTTCTGCACGCTTCCAAATGGACTGGGAGTGAAATTGTTTCCTTGCCGTTGGTGTGCGCTTAATAGCGTGCTGAGTGCAGATGCAAATGGGATTGCGTTGGCTTCAACGGCAGCCATCCCGCCCAAATTCTGCCACGCATCGGCGGTGGGAGCTGCATAAAGTTCTTCTTCGCACGGGAGATCTAGGAGAATCTCCGAATTCATGATCGTGGGCGTCTGGTTGTAGGCAGTTGTGAGAAGGCTGGAAAGTGTGAAGATGGCAAAAAGACagcgcttcctctcctctccaagcTTCCACTTAATCCATTGACTGTGCAAGTCTTCCTCGGGCCCAGCTTCACCCATGTCAACGTCGCCTCCATTTTGGTTTTTGTGTTCGCCGGAGGATGGGGTCATTGGCGGATGCGCAAGGTTAGCGGCTCTCGCAAGACTGACTAGCGCGGCAATGTGGTTGCTGGCGATATCTGCTGCCAGTCGGTCGCCACAGTGGTGGCCGTAGATCACAGTGAGCAACATAGCTTGCACCAGCCAAAGCGGTGTCTCGGCACTGGCACCCCCATTCGAACCGTTCATCGCCTTTGACATATCCGCTTTGCGCCTCTCCTCAAGATACAATTGAatcatcttcttcgcagaTTCAAAAAGCCCTTTCGAAGCCGGATGATCATACTCGTAGAGAGCTCCAATCGCAGCCATACCCAGAATCAAACATCTGGCACCACCTGTGTTCCCGTTTCCATTTGGACCATTTGACGGTGGCGTGCCGCGAGATCCTGTAACAGATTCGATCGAGTCAAACGACAGGGTTGGAATGTGTGTGATTGGAAGATGTGGATGGGCGTATTGCATGAAAGCGTCAATGTATCGTCGAATGTCCGTGGTCTCCGGAAGTGAGGGCCCTTGGCTCTGCATTGCGCCTCGGACTGGACCAGGAGAAAGTGGACTGCTGATAGTCGGCTGTGAATATTTTCGCGCATTGTggccgccgaataccgatgGCTGATTGAGACTGCTTAGGAGTGCCTGGCGGGTAGAGTCTGTGATGGAGTCGGTCGACATTGATGTCACAGAGCTATGCCGTGCACTGCCGGTGATTGAGGAGGAGGCTATGCTTGGGCTATTGGAGCTGAGATTGGACAGTGGGTTGCCAAAGAAGTTGGCCGAGTGCCCCGGGGTCCCATCAGTGTTCGACTTTGGTCGACTTTGCGGCGATGACTGCTGCTGTATTGACTTCTGCTGGAGCATAGCTCCGTGAAAGTACGCTTCTCCGGTTGGTGTGGGATCGTGCAAGCTTGAAGGAGAGAGCGTGCCGTTCGACATCTCCAGATTGTTGATCCCCGACCCGAGCGCATCAAGCTGAAATTGGCTCATCGACATGGCTCGGTGGATATGCAAGTCTGACTGAGGCCATTGGAAGCTATTTGAGACCGGCATCGATGGAACGCTGTGGGTCATGTTATCTGGGAAATCGGCAGGACTGTCACCGCTGCTCATCCGCGAAGGTGAAGACTCTTCGATGGCCTGCTCGTTGTCGACGCCTGTCGGCATCTGCATATTCCAATTGCGCATCCAACCAAAGTCATCTTCTACCGGCACTTGCTGGTTGGTGCTGGGATCGAAGCCAAAAGGAATGTTGGAAGAGGGAACGGAGCCGGCTTCGCCAAAGTGGAGTGCCGCAGGATTAATAGTAGTGTGAGGGGTGAACAGCTGCTCGATATCGAAGCCACCGAATGCCGCACCTGGCGGAGCTGTACGCAATGAATTTGTAAGATCCAATTGGTCGATATGAGTGTCCAGTTTCGGTAGTCCATGCACGCTGCCAAGTCCAAGACCGGAGTTCAAGTTGTAGTTGAAGTTCGCTCCGCCGTGAACGCCATTCATGCCGAGAGGATTCCCGAGCCCAAGACCAAGCGGATTCATGCGGTTGACATTTGCATTGGACCCGTCAAGCAGCCCAATGGTAGACATATCGATATGCGAGATTGTGTTCCGTCTTGAATGTGTAGCAGCAGCCCCACCAACATTGCCATTGACCATGGAGTTCTTCCGCACCTTGCTGCCGGGAGCACCGGCGACACTCTCACGTCGACCATTCCGTGGTCGCGTGGGCTGGCCCGTCAAATGCAGCTTTTGTTGATGGCGCAGGAGCAAATCTCTCCGCGCAAAACATCGTGTGCATTCTGGACATTCAAATGGCTTCTCTTTCGTGTGTGATCGCTCGTGGCGTTTCAGGTGCTCAAGCCTGGCAAATGACCTGCCGCAGGTTGTGCAGCCATGCGGTCGCGGTTTGTCGGTCTTCGGTGGTGGGAATTGGCCATTCGTAGCCGCTGATGCAGAAGTCGCTTTGCCGTTTGGCTGTGCGGTTGCTATCGGTCACAGCATTCAGCCATGCTCGAATCCTATCCTGCATTCGCTTCCATACATACCGTTCGTCACATCGAGACTACCATTCACGATAGAGCCCGGTGATTCGGACTCGGGCTCATGTTTGAGTAATGTGTCCGCTTGCATGCTCTGTGAGTGTGGAGAGGCCGGCTGAAATCGATTGTCACAGCCGAATGCTGGAGAACGTGGAGAACCCGGAAAGAACGTCGTAGAGAAGTGGCCAGAAAAGCGCGCGAGACGACAAGTTCAATAAACAGAGAAATTCGgccaggagaaggagagaaaCAGTAAAGAGTCGACCAGGCAGAGGCACCGTCCGGTCAGGTGCGGTGGTGGGTACAGGATCGGCAGACCACAGCGAGGGCTCACCAAGCGAATCCGGGGTAGGAGGCGGCGGGATCCGTTCGAGGCGGGATTTCGTTGTCGGCGAGCGGAAACAGAGGGTatcggcggcggtggtggtcgcAAACCGAATGTGTACGTCGAAGTGGCAAGATCGGAATGTCTTTACACGGAAACAATGGAAAGCCGGAACCAGGAGCAGGAAGGTGTCGAAAGACTGGGATGCTCTGCGGTGGACCCTCGCTCGATGTTCGTCGAGAAGGCTAACGAAAAGTGTAAGTGAGTAGCGTGGACGAGGCTAAGCGCAGAAGCTAGGTTTCGTCAGCTGGCATTCGAACACCTGGGCTAGCGAGATAGACTTCGTCTCGACCCACCTTTGGGCCGTGCGAGCATTCATGTGCGTACCACTACCCGCAGTGCTGTGGTCTGGGGCAGGGGCAGGGCAGCCACTCGTGTGCGTGCGGGTTCCTCGTGAGTCTGGGAAGCTTGGGAGCGCTGTTCTGGCCGGGTCGGGATGGCCAcgctaggatagtctagaCGGTCGAGTGAATGAGCCGTCGGATCGAGCGGCTACCGTCCACTGTGATTGCTCGACTCGTTGGAGCCGTATACCTGCAGAAACGAGGGATGACAATGGCAACGAAAATCTTTGTGCGTCTGGGTTTCAGAGTCGCACAAAACGCGTGCTGGAATACTGGCCATGGGCGAGGTCGGGTATAGACGAGGTCGTCGAGCTCACCGACTAGGGACCCCAGTCGACGTATGGTTGGGGCGCGCGAAATGCGGGTTAGTGATTTAGTGAAAACCTGGGGTTAAGAGAGTAATACCTTGGCGTTCTCGGCATTTGCGCTTTTTCACAATTGTCCAATCATGTTCGCCATATTCCACGGCAAAGCATAAGCGGACTGTACGAGATGAGCATGGACGCGATGTGGCAAGCATTGCAAGCCCACAAGAGTTGCGGCATTCCTCGTCGAGCGGCATCGTCTCTCGGAGAGAGGTCCCGTCCCTGCGTACGCCGATTGTGAGCCGGATTACTGTACAGCATCAACATGCAACGGCGGCGCAACAGGGTTCCACTTGCAATGGGCGCTCCAAGCTCAGATTAGAAGGTCCTGCCTCATCAGCATCGTTGTGAGCTAGCGGTCTTGTGCCTGTATGCACGCCGTAATCACAGACGACAGCGTCCGCCGATATCTGCTGCCGTCTGCGTGTGCACTACCGTGTGCATCCTCTATGATATCAGCGGGATGACATGTCCCAGCGCTCTTTTCGCTGGGGAGAAGACTGGGCATCGAGACGAGGCGCTCGCTCGCAGGATGACTGTGGAGCGTTGAAGCTGTCCACGTCCCGTTCCCTGTACAATTACGGCCCATGCCCATGTTGACCAGCAGCATTATTATTATGCAGCCCGCACGCTACTGGTCCTTCACAGCAACAGCGGCTCCCACGCAACCTGCACAACAGCATTGCCACAAAGTCAAGCGTGGGCCCCTCTGGGCTCCAAGTGTGAAACATGCCAACCTTCGGCGAGAACCACCGTTGGCATGCACAGTTCGGACAACAGTAACCATGCTCGTCAGACATTGTGGGTTCTCCACCAACGTGAGGGACCACTGTGTGGATGCAGCTCTGCATGAACTTTTGACTTGCGGCAAAAAGATGGGTGCGTGGCGGTCCCATCAGTTTTCATCGGTCTAGTAAGGTACCGAGTTCGCATTGCTCGGCTGCGCCGCCGATCGGCTTCTAGAGAAACGTCAGCGAGTCAGCGACGAGCTCGACCGCTGCAAACAAGGATGTCACCAGCGCGGTGGGTCAGCGTGGTAGCGGAACCGTCCCTCGAGCTGTCCCGGCTCCGTGCGCACCGAAACCACGCGCGCTGCGATCTCTGTGTCCCATGGTTTCGTCGCCAAATGTCTCGAGGTCGTTTCCACGACGTCAGGGCGTGGCATCCTTCCGTCGGAACCACAGCCAACTTGTATGCATGCATCTCCGGCAGACAAACACATCAAGTCAGGCCGGCGGCCGGATGTGCTTGATCGTCCCAGCAAGGGTCCATAGGATAAAGTGCAGACGGACTGAAGGCTCCACGGAGGTTGGAGCAGGGCTCGGAAGGCCGATCCCAGACGCCAAGCAGAGCATCGAGAATCTGGTGATCCAGTGCTGTGCGACGATTCTGAGCGGCAGACGCAAAAGTAGCGCATGACTTCGATCGGGCATGCCATCACTTGCATGGTTGTCTCCGCCTGTCACAGCTTTTGCATCACCCATGTCGTATTTGCTGCGAGATGGAACGGACGGCAAAAGAGACGGCGAGAGCATCGATGCACGACATAACAATTGCCTCGATTCTCCAGTATCCACTCTCGTTTTCATGCTGACGGGCAGGTGACCTTCTGCGAAGGACAAATCAGGATCATTGATCCAGACAAGGTATATTCGCGGTGCGCGCCAATGACAATGCAGGATTGCCGAGCGCGGTGGCCCAGAGCGGCTCATCATCAGCGGCCGACAGCATGCTAGTCACGCAGGACATACCTCCCGGCTCTGGAGGAACGCGAAAAGGGCCATGCAGGCGGGTATTCGTGCACGCTGACTGGGCCGCCAATCGAGAAGGTGTGCGGTGTCAATGCGTGTGAGGCGTCCACGCGAGCGAGCGGGTTTGCGGCGACGACTTGATGAGCGCCGCTGCCGATCGGGAAGGTCTGCCTGGTTTGGCTTCCCTGCAAAAGACCAAGCAGCTCGCGCAGGACAATCCCAGGAACTATCTGTAGCTTCGTCACTGGGTTCGTCACTGGGCCTCATTCGTTCAGGAATGGCTTCACATGTCCATCGAGTGGCAGGACGAGACACTAATACAACATGAGTCTTAACATGTCGAGCATCAGATCTATTGCAAGCCCTCACAGCCGCGCATTGGTCTCCAAGCCTGAAAGCGGCAGTTGAAAGGACTGGAGAGGGATTCTTGCCTTGAGCATCACTTCGACGATGAGCGCCTGCCGCGCCTCATGTGAGTATGTGATAGGATTGTGGTATTCTGACTGGAAAGTATGGCGGCCGAAGCTTACCTATACAACAAACCACGATATCATGTCCGACCCTGCTACTCGTCGCCATCCGCTACCGTTGTGAGCTCAATGTCCAACATCGATGACACCCAAAGCGTCTGGTAGAAGGTTGTCTACAGTATCATCATTCATGGGCAGCTTGGCCCGCCTCTCAATAGTCCATACATGACCGATCCATGTTGCGGTCCGGTACGATGACGATGGACAACATGACGGACACTCATTCGCCTCGACCGTGGCGAAATGTCACGGCCTTGATGCCGATGCTTGCATCAATGCGACATGCGCGCTGACAGAAACAATTCTCATCTTGAAAATTGCCCCGCCATGCCCCGCCAAAGGATGGGAGCTGCAGCAGACATGGACGCAGCCGCTCGCATCGATGCAGGAAGTCCGCGCGTGGCAGGCCAGCTAGCCAATGGAGTCGCGAAGGAGACCCGCATGCATTTGGTTCGCTTCCATGCATTGCACTCGATCCGCATTCTCTGCTTCCGTCCAAGTGGCAGTCCGAGATGCAATTCGGGGTGCTCTCAAACTAGGGACGATTCAAACTCTAGGTAACTCCGGGCGATGGCAATTTATTCTCCCAGCCGACGTGTATCACAAACTCGAGGCATGATCGAAGACATCTTTCGGCAATGCCGCCGAAGGGCTGATTCTGAGCCTAGATCTGTGACAGTCGCACTGCATATCGGCCTTTCGGCTCAGGCCAAGATCCGCGTCTTGCCGTTATGTGGCCCACATGAAGACTAACGTCCGCATCCGCGTAGCATGCTCATTGCGAATTCTCGCACTTGTGGATGAGACGCCTCAATGTTTCGTTGGGCGAATGGCTTCGCAGACTTTGTGGAGACCACGACCAGGATCCTGCAAGTCGCTTCTGTTGGAATCCGTCTTCCACCCTTCGTCAGCCCACTGGAGTGCGGATGCACGCCGCGCTGGTAGAATGTTCATTCCGTACCAGATCCACCTCTCACTTCTTGCCCTTGTTCTTTTTCTTCTTGCCTCCGCCAGCTCCCGACTGTGGTTTAGAATCGCTCGTGGGAAGCGTTGAGTCTGCTGCTTGCTCGATCGCAGGGACATCCTCCGGAACAGTGTCTTGTGCTGGCAAACCTTTAGCGATGTCCGTCGGCTTGGGAGTATGTGTCGTCtcaccttcttccttctccggAAGTGCTGCCATGTATCTGCCCACCCGTCCCAGACTCCCAATCAGTCTTCCGACTTCTGCCGCTCTATCCGTCTTGAACTTCAACACCACTCCAGATTCTGGATCGTAGGTCTTTAATGTGAGCGTTGCTCGGGGTACTCGCGGCGCCGCCGGAGCATCTTTATCCTCGCCATcagtctctctcttcctcttcttcgtcttctggTACTTCGGGGAATCGAGATTCGGTATGTTGTATTTCGTGGTAATTCGTGTCTGTAAGGCTTCATCAGCGGATCCTAGTTTGTGGTCGCATCGTTGTACGCATCGTTGTACGCACCGTTGTTGGGCGTGCTTGCAGCAGTAACGAAGACTGCCGTTGCCATTCTTCGCTCGAGCTGAGTACAGGCATCCTCTCGAAAAGTCCAGTAACGATCGTCGTCCTGACAAGTTGACAGCGGAGAGAAGTCGCGAATGGGCGATGCTTTCGCCAAGCGGCGCTAGTCCCTTTGAAGCAGTTGTGAGCTTCAAATATTCGAAAGTCGTCGACGGCGTCTCAGCGTCTTCAGCAGCCGACTGTGCCAACGACGGAAGGCGCGACTGCTTCGCCGCGTGAAGCAATTCAGAGACTACTATCATGCACGCCATCCATTGATTCAGCGTATTCAATCTTTGCTCCTGCTACGATGACGCACGACAATGTTCTCGAAGAGAGCCAAGGGGCAATCGATGAGActgaagaagatgaagaaccATCTGTCGTCCCAATTTTGATGGATCTTACAGGCAGGGCGAAGACTTTGCTCTCCGAACTACAAGCCTTCCAGGAACATCTGCGCAAGCTCAAACAACAACGAGATGTCGAACTTGCACATTTTCGAAGCACTGTGCAGTCGGAGCTGAGCATGCTGGAACGTCTAGCCTCGAAACCGGATGGAGCGCAGACGATACACATAGCCAGATCATCAAATTTACCTTTCCTCGAGACGATCTGGAACATtgcgaagaagtcgaaaAATTTGGTGGCTCTGCAAAAGGCCGTATACTTCAACAATCCCTCCAAGTCGCTCTCACAATCCCTGCATCACGTCGATCTCAATGCAGAGGGCAATGGTACAAGACCGGGTCGCAAGAGTGATCGCGCGACTGTAGACACACTGACGGACGGCGGGCTTACTTGGACGAAGGTATCACTGGTTACCAACACTCGTCTGCTGTTCGACTTGGCAAAGCAAGGTTGGCAATCAGATGGatcggaggatgatgaggaaggaTCATTTCCTGTATCctcggacgacgacgacgacgtgcCTCTGGTCAAGACAGCTAAGGAGCTTTGTCTTGCTTCGCACTCATATCGTGTCCGCACACGAAAGCCTGTGGTCAACCTGGTGCTACCACGAATCATTCTCGGCGAGACCGACGAGATCGATAAAATAATCGCAAAGTGCCGAGCTGCGGGTGCGACTGTGTTCACTGAAGAAGATCTCGTACCGGCACCAGCAATCACTGATGCTCTGCACAACATGGCCGCCGATCCCATCGACGACTTCAGCTCGACCCTGAACATCGACTGCACAATCTTACTCGCGTTGGTGTCCGAGTTCTCGCACGCCAAAGTCCACAAAGAGCCTTGGTTCCACAAGTCGCTGCAGCGACAAGTCGAGATTGAAGGGAATGAGAATTTGCTGCCGGCTATATTATACCCTGCGCTGGGCGCTCGCAGTCTCGTTTGTACCAGAGAGGCTGCAGTTCGCATGCAAGAGATTGTGGACACAATCGGCACACC encodes:
- a CDS encoding zinc finger transcription factor (C2H2 (Pfam PF00096)) — translated: MQADTLLKHEPESESPGSIVNGSLDVTNATAQPNGKATSASAATNGQFPPPKTDKPRPHGCTTCGRSFARLEHLKRHERSHTKEKPFECPECTRCFARRDLLLRHQQKLHLTGQPTRPRNGRRESVAGAPGSKVRKNSMVNGNVGGAAATHSRRNTISHIDMSTIGLLDGSNANVNRMNPLGLGLGNPLGMNGVHGGANFNYNLNSGLGLGSVHGLPKLDTHIDQLDLTNSLRTAPPGAAFGGFDIEQLFTPHTTINPAALHFGEAGSVPSSNIPFGFDPSTNQQVPVEDDFGWMRNWNMQMPTGVDNEQAIEESSPSRMSSGDSPADFPDNMTHSVPSMPVSNSFQWPQSDLHIHRAMSMSQFQLDALGSGINNLEMSNGTLSPSSLHDPTPTGEAYFHGAMLQQKSIQQQSSPQSRPKSNTDGTPGHSANFFGNPLSNLSSNSPSIASSSITGSARHSSVTSMSTDSITDSTRQALLSSLNQPSVFGGHNARKYSQPTISSPLSPGPVRGAMQSQGPSLPETTDIRRYIDAFMQYAHPHLPITHIPTLSFDSIESVTGSRGTPPSNGPNGNGNTGGARCLILGMAAIGALYEYDHPASKGLFESAKKMIQLYLEERRKADMSKAMNGSNGGASAETPLWLVQAMLLTVIYGHHCGDRLAADIASNHIAALVSLARAANLAHPPMTPSSGEHKNQNGGDVDMGEAGPEEDLHSQWIKWKLGEERKRCLFAIFTLSSLLTTAYNQTPTIMNSEILLDLPCEEELYAAPTADAWQNLGGMAAVEANAIPFASALSTLLSAHQRQGNNFTPSPFGSVQNRDTSAETEMKPSTFGCLVLINALHNYIWETRSRRREWTMQETESMVAYIEPALNAWQAAWKANERHKLERPNPFGLGPLSADSIPLLDLAFVRLYVDMGRTAEAFWRRDFDAMAEELANGSQMISAGSPKGINGQAGQNGAGSPDHQVAQRRASQAQVSDQASSRRERHLRKAAFYAVDSLTIACTFNLTYADPTAHELPIQSAICFLDCVQVLAEWCVTVQERVGRYLGVLGRDQIDYTQVPAIMLLETEDAELLRKIEQICTNLEDKRMQQENLLAMDIGNFNPGAAAIASAQSNIDLSSSGVGSKILRVTAMMLEKAVIWPITHVMAKALEVEATHMDRRAEASCTQA